One part of the Nymphaea colorata isolate Beijing-Zhang1983 chromosome 8, ASM883128v2, whole genome shotgun sequence genome encodes these proteins:
- the LOC116258838 gene encoding UDP-glycosyltransferase 83A1-like: protein MGIGFPKDSKLFQLSEGLPAFNPAHLFWVPFRDTKEQENFFKHLQKCIEPMKGIDHILCNSFSELESPFLKLINNALPIGPLLSTGNSGRQPSSFWAEDFSCINWLDRQPACSVIYVSLGSTTILSKHQLGELALGLELTGRPFLWVSRPTIMENNAAVYPEGFMDRVARRALVVEWAPQKEVLSHPSVACFLTHCGWNSTMEALFNGVGLALLADQFLTRPA, encoded by the coding sequence ATGGGAATAGGGTTTCCAAAAGATAGCAAATTATTCCAACTTTCTGAAGGGTTACCAGCCTTCAACCCAGCGCATCTGTTCTGGGTGCCCTTTAGAGACACCAAGGAACAGGAGAATTTCTTCAAGCACCTACAGAAGTGCATCGAGCCCATGAAAGGGATAGATCACATCCTCTGCAACTCATTTTCAGAGCTTGAATCGCCATTTCTCAAGCTCATCAACAATGCACTCCCAATCGGTCCTCTTCTCTCAACCGGCAATTCCGGGCGCCAGCCATCTTCGTTCTGGGCTGAAGACTTTAGCTGCATCAACTGGCTCGATCGACAACCGGCTTGCTCCGTCATCTATGTCTCACTGGGAAGCACCACGATACTCAGCAAGCACCAACTGGGCGAGCTTGCACTTGGGCTCGAGCTCACTGGACGACCATTCCTCTGGGTCTCTAGACCTACCATTATGGAGAATAATGCAGCTGTATATCCGGAAGGATTCATGGATCGAGTCGCAAGGCGCGCACTCGTTGTGGAATGGGCTCCACAAAAGGAAGTACTCTCCCATCCGTCGGTCGCATGTTTCCTGACTCACTGCGGCTGGAACTCAACCATGGAAGCGCTGTTCAATGGGGTTGGGTTGGCCTTACTTGCTGATCAGTTTCTAACCAGACCTGCATAG
- the LOC116258409 gene encoding uncharacterized protein LOC116258409 isoform X1: MPHRVPAYLQYNHSCQTDGAESSDAQQKKSRGLNRGMAVVKLLPGEKFPLRINRLGQPHGSHAKDLSHYLGVLARDLDKAPVIYHTWTELPNSYKDDVWIQVKNKFELPGKRDLPGAFRCYVMDSFRKKWTDWRNVLWNIYYIHDSENARLQACPKEISQDQWKSLMEYFDCEKSKAESFTNANNHAQQMMLQTLGTKSLAYFRTEQSMNGNEDIDVARLDMWIKTHRIVRCSSRKEDVVPIITKLSDQALKKPADAHEAPNHMQKLPKDAGCAPIYGLGARVGNIVGSKLSKKLLVLQNEALDQRVRRLEQFMEAQGWCNDDA; the protein is encoded by the exons ATGCCTCACAGGGTACCTGCATACTTGCAGTACAATCACTCCTGTCAAACTGATGGTGCTGAAAGCTCTG ATGCACAGCAGAAGAAGTCAAGAGGTCTGAATCGAGGTATGGCTGTTGTGAAGTTACTTCCTGGTGAGAAGTTTCCTCTTCGTATTAATAGGTTAGGGCAGCCACATGGATCACATGCCAAAGACTTATCACACTATTTGGGAGTTTTAGCTCGAGATTTAGATAAGGCACCAGTTATTTACCATACATGGACCGAATTACCTAATAGTTATAAAGATGATGTGTGGATACAAGTCAAG AACAAATTTGAGCTTCCAGGTAAGAGAGATCTTCCAGGGGCTTTTCGATGTTATGTGATGGACTCGTTCAGGAAAAAGTGGACTGATTGGAGAAACGTACTTTGGAACATTTACTACAtccatgattctgaaaatgcACGGTTGCAAGCCTGCCCCAAGGAGATTTCTCAAGACCAGTGGAAGTCTCTCATGGAATACTTCGATTGTGAGAAGTCAAAG GCAGAAAGCTTTACAAATGCAAACAATCATGCACAACAGATGATGCTTCAAACTTTGGGGACAAAGAGCTTGGCATATTTTCGCACAGAACAG TCAATGAATGGCAATGAAGACATTGATGTGGCTCGACTTGACATGTGGATTAAAACACACAGAATTGTGCGATGTTCTAGCAGAAAAGAAGACGTTGTCCCTATAATT ACTAAACTTAGTGACCAAGCCTTAAAAAAGCCAGCTGATGCACATGAAGCACCAAACCATATGCAGAAGCTCCCGAAGGATGCTGGATGTGCTCCTATATACGGGCTTGGTGCCCGTGTTGGAAATATTGTTGGATCTAAGCTGAGCAAAAAATTACTTGTGCTGCAAAATGAAGCACTTGATCAGAGAGTAAGGCGACTAGAGCAGTTCATGGAGGCACAAGGATGGTGCAACGATGACGCATAG
- the LOC116258404 gene encoding pentatricopeptide repeat-containing protein At2g22410, mitochondrial-like, with the protein MASLRKLHARLVVLGLERDGPSMLNMLSSCTPSTCDLEYACLVFERVEHQSYFIWNTVIRTSAEGSKPEDAIGFYKRMKQRGVQPDNYTFPFALKACSRLEEIAEGRKMHGDIVKMGLSSNVFVQNALIHMYAANKKIGNARQLFDEMPERDLVSWNCLISGYSQNGCLRDVLALFQEMQSQNVLADEITMGKVILACTHLGEWGIARLVVEYIEKNSVKLDMFLCNTLIDMYGRCGCVDDAYKVFVEMSKRNNVSWNAMITACAKAGDIAAARKLFDEMPERDLVSWTAMIAGYSQASEFSEALALFRQMLIENIKPDEITLVSVLSACAHLGALNIGRWIHNYIHQNRVKSDVFLGNALVDMYCKCGSIDMAIDVFYNMPQKDVLSWNSIILGLAVNGRASDALQLFPEMIRVGVQPSDVTFIGILLACSHEGLVDQGYGYFEQMMNVYHLSPQMKHYGCMVDLLSRSGRLDEAYKFILKMPFDPDPVLWRTLLSACAVHGDVELAEITTKRLLVLEPSNSDNYVLLANVYARTGRWTDAMRIREKMKGSNLKKTPGCSSIEVNGVGYREQILVCNKE; encoded by the coding sequence ATGGCCTCTCTGAGGAAGCTCCACGCACGCCTTGTAGTACTAGGATTAGAGAGAGATGGCCCTTCAATGTTGAACATGCTCTCTTCTTGTACTCCATCAACTTGTGACTTGGAATATGCGTGCCTGGTTTTTGAGCGGGTTGAGCACCAATCCTATTTCATCTGGAACACCGTGATCAGAACTTCTGCCGAGGGAAGTAAGCCTGAAGATGCTATTGGTTTCTACAAGCGAATGAAGCAACGGGGCGTCCAACCTGACAACTACACATTTCCATTTGCGCTCAAAGCTTGTTCTCGATTGGAAGAGATTGCAGAAGGACGTAAAATGCATGGAGATATAGTAAAAATGGGGCTTTCTTCCAATGTATTTGTGCAAAATGCTTTGATCCATATGTATGctgcaaataagaaaattggGAATGCACGCCAGTTGTTTGATGAGATGCCTGAGAGGGATTTGGTGTCTTGGAACTGTTTGATATCTGGCTACAGTCAAAACGGCTGCTTGCGGGATGTTTTGGCACTGTTTCAGGAAATGCAGTCCCAAAATGTACTTGCTGACGAGATTACGATGGGAAAGGTGATCTTGGCATGCACTCATCTTGGTGAATGGGGGATAGCTCGGTTAGTGGTGGAGTACATAGAGAAGAACAGTGTGAAGTTAGACATGTTCCTCTGTAACACCCTCATTGACATGTATGGACGATGTGGTTGCGTCGATGATGCGTACAAAGTGTTTGTTGAGATGTCCAAAAGAAACAACGTGTCTTGGAATGCTATGATTACGGCTTGTGCCAAGGCGGGAGACATAGCAGCTGCAAGAAAATTGTTTGATGAGATGCCTGAAAGGGATCTCGTCTCATGGACAGCCATGATTGCTGGCTACTCGCAAGCTAGTGAGTTCTCTGAGGCACTGGCACTGTTCCGCCAAATGCTGATAGAAAATATCAAGCCTGACGAAATAACATTAGTGAGCGTCCTTTCGGCTTGTGCCCATCTAGGGGCTTTGAATATAGGAAGATGGATTCACAATTACATCCACCAAAACAGGGTAAAATCCGACGTTTTCTTAGGAAATGCCTTAGTAGACATGTATTGTAAGTGTGGAAGCATTGACATGGCCATTGATGTCTTCTACAACATGCCTCAGAAGGATGTCCTTTCGTGGAATTCAATCATCTTGGGGTTGGCTGTGAATGGTCGTGCAAGCGATGCCCTTCAGCTTTTCCCTGAAATGATAAGGGTAGGCGTTCAACCGAGTGACGTGACTTTCATTGGTATTCTACTTGCCTGCAGCCACGAGGGATTGGTGGATCAAGGTTATGGGTACTTTGAACAGATGATGAATGTCTATCATCTGTCACCACAGATGAAGCATTATGGCTGCATGGTTGACCTTCTTAGTCGGTCTGGACGGCTTGATGAAGCATACAAATTCATATTGAAGATGCCTTTTGACCCTGACCCCGTCCTCTGGCGTACACTGTTGAGTGCTTGTGCTGTTCACGGTGATGTAGAACTGGCAGAAATTACTACAAAGAGGCTCCTTGTGTTGGAGCCAAGCAACAGCGACAACTATGTACTTCTGGCAAATGTTTATGCACGTACCGGTAGATGGACTGATGCCATGAGAATTAGGGAGAAGATGAAGGGAAGCAATTTGAAGAAAACGCCAGGGTGTAGCTCCATTGAGGTCAATGGGGTTGGTTACAGGGAGCAGATTCTTGTCTGTAACAAGGAATAG
- the LOC116258409 gene encoding uncharacterized protein LOC116258409 isoform X3: MPHRVPAYLQYNHSCQTDGAESSDAQQKKSRGLNRGMAVVKLLPGEKFPLRINRLGQPHGSHAKDLSHYLGVLARDLDKAPVIYHTWTELPNSYKDDVWIQVKNKFELPGKRDLPGAFRCYVMDSFRKKWTDWRNVLWNIYYIHDSENARLQACPKEISQDQWKSLMEYFDCEKSKAESFTNANNHAQQMMLQTLGTKSLAYFRTEQSMNGNEDIDVARLDMWIKTHRIVRCSSRKEDVVPIIQFMSCCGTSVLSTLWMQRGDKAN, from the exons ATGCCTCACAGGGTACCTGCATACTTGCAGTACAATCACTCCTGTCAAACTGATGGTGCTGAAAGCTCTG ATGCACAGCAGAAGAAGTCAAGAGGTCTGAATCGAGGTATGGCTGTTGTGAAGTTACTTCCTGGTGAGAAGTTTCCTCTTCGTATTAATAGGTTAGGGCAGCCACATGGATCACATGCCAAAGACTTATCACACTATTTGGGAGTTTTAGCTCGAGATTTAGATAAGGCACCAGTTATTTACCATACATGGACCGAATTACCTAATAGTTATAAAGATGATGTGTGGATACAAGTCAAG AACAAATTTGAGCTTCCAGGTAAGAGAGATCTTCCAGGGGCTTTTCGATGTTATGTGATGGACTCGTTCAGGAAAAAGTGGACTGATTGGAGAAACGTACTTTGGAACATTTACTACAtccatgattctgaaaatgcACGGTTGCAAGCCTGCCCCAAGGAGATTTCTCAAGACCAGTGGAAGTCTCTCATGGAATACTTCGATTGTGAGAAGTCAAAG GCAGAAAGCTTTACAAATGCAAACAATCATGCACAACAGATGATGCTTCAAACTTTGGGGACAAAGAGCTTGGCATATTTTCGCACAGAACAG TCAATGAATGGCAATGAAGACATTGATGTGGCTCGACTTGACATGTGGATTAAAACACACAGAATTGTGCGATGTTCTAGCAGAAAAGAAGACGTTGTCCCTATAATT CAATTCATGAGTTGCTGTGGAACTTCGGTGCTCTCAACCCTGTGGATGCAAAGAGGAGATAAGGCAAATTGA
- the LOC116258409 gene encoding uncharacterized protein LOC116258409 isoform X2, which produces MPHRVPAYLQYNHSCQTDGAESSDAQQKKSRGLNRGMAVVKLLPGEKFPLRINRLGQPHGSHAKDLSHYLGVLARDLDKAPVIYHTWTELPNSYKDDVWIQVKNKFELPGKRDLPGAFRCYVMDSFRKKWTDWRNVLWNIYYIHDSENARLQACPKEISQDQWKSLMEYFDCEKSKAESFTNANNHAQQMMLQTLGTKSLAYFRTEQSMNGNEDIDVARLDMWIKTHRIVRCSSRKEDVVPIIKLPKDAGCAPIYGLGARVGNIVGSKLSKKLLVLQNEALDQRVRRLEQFMEAQGWCNDDA; this is translated from the exons ATGCCTCACAGGGTACCTGCATACTTGCAGTACAATCACTCCTGTCAAACTGATGGTGCTGAAAGCTCTG ATGCACAGCAGAAGAAGTCAAGAGGTCTGAATCGAGGTATGGCTGTTGTGAAGTTACTTCCTGGTGAGAAGTTTCCTCTTCGTATTAATAGGTTAGGGCAGCCACATGGATCACATGCCAAAGACTTATCACACTATTTGGGAGTTTTAGCTCGAGATTTAGATAAGGCACCAGTTATTTACCATACATGGACCGAATTACCTAATAGTTATAAAGATGATGTGTGGATACAAGTCAAG AACAAATTTGAGCTTCCAGGTAAGAGAGATCTTCCAGGGGCTTTTCGATGTTATGTGATGGACTCGTTCAGGAAAAAGTGGACTGATTGGAGAAACGTACTTTGGAACATTTACTACAtccatgattctgaaaatgcACGGTTGCAAGCCTGCCCCAAGGAGATTTCTCAAGACCAGTGGAAGTCTCTCATGGAATACTTCGATTGTGAGAAGTCAAAG GCAGAAAGCTTTACAAATGCAAACAATCATGCACAACAGATGATGCTTCAAACTTTGGGGACAAAGAGCTTGGCATATTTTCGCACAGAACAG TCAATGAATGGCAATGAAGACATTGATGTGGCTCGACTTGACATGTGGATTAAAACACACAGAATTGTGCGATGTTCTAGCAGAAAAGAAGACGTTGTCCCTATAATT AAGCTCCCGAAGGATGCTGGATGTGCTCCTATATACGGGCTTGGTGCCCGTGTTGGAAATATTGTTGGATCTAAGCTGAGCAAAAAATTACTTGTGCTGCAAAATGAAGCACTTGATCAGAGAGTAAGGCGACTAGAGCAGTTCATGGAGGCACAAGGATGGTGCAACGATGACGCATAG